From one Planctomycetota bacterium genomic stretch:
- a CDS encoding SLBB domain-containing protein: MRRIAVMWAVIGVLGCSSGSPGPSGVGMSAPAGGGAEAGSAELPRLSPPGPFKLIPGDLLRIVVFRHKDLDLEVRIPENGEFSYPLIGAVKAAGRSPAEVQAEIKARLEERFVRRAEVLATVVDYAPRSVYVLGAVAQPSAYPLRPGQRLTVLKLVAAAGGLTDRALKERVQLVRRKEGGGHESVRFSLAELERRVAAGAVEADPELAPDDLVVIPSAARVAYVLGQVNRPGALELPPNTRVTVSMAVSQAGSWTKFAAIGRVQVLRQRPEGGSAARAVDLEAVVNGAVEQDLELEPGDVVWVPERGIF, encoded by the coding sequence ATGCGTCGGATTGCGGTGATGTGGGCGGTCATCGGCGTTCTGGGGTGTTCGTCCGGGTCGCCGGGGCCTTCCGGGGTGGGGATGTCCGCTCCGGCGGGGGGTGGGGCGGAGGCGGGTTCGGCGGAGCTGCCGCGGCTTTCCCCGCCGGGTCCATTTAAGCTTATTCCGGGGGATCTGCTTCGGATCGTGGTGTTTCGTCACAAGGATTTGGATCTCGAGGTGCGGATTCCGGAGAACGGGGAGTTCTCGTATCCCCTGATCGGCGCGGTGAAGGCGGCGGGGCGGTCGCCGGCGGAGGTGCAGGCGGAGATCAAGGCACGGCTGGAGGAGCGGTTCGTGCGGCGCGCGGAGGTGCTGGCGACGGTCGTGGACTATGCGCCCCGTTCGGTGTACGTGCTGGGGGCGGTGGCTCAGCCGTCGGCGTATCCGCTTCGGCCGGGACAGCGTTTGACGGTTCTGAAGCTCGTCGCGGCGGCGGGGGGGCTGACGGACCGGGCGTTGAAGGAGCGCGTGCAGCTCGTGAGGCGCAAGGAGGGCGGGGGGCATGAGAGCGTGCGGTTCTCGCTCGCGGAGCTGGAGCGGCGCGTGGCGGCGGGGGCGGTGGAGGCGGACCCGGAGCTGGCGCCGGACGATCTCGTGGTGATCCCGTCGGCGGCGCGGGTGGCGTACGTCCTGGGTCAGGTGAACCGTCCGGGGGCGCTGGAGTTGCCGCCGAACACGAGAGTGACCGTGTCGATGGCGGTGAGCCAGGCGGGAAGCTGGACGAAGTTTGCGGCGATCGGGCGGGTGCAGGTGCTCCGGCAGCGTCCCGAGGGCGGGTCGGCGGCGCGCGCGGTGGATCTCGAGGCGGTCGTGAACGGGGCGGTGGAGCAGGACCTGGAGCTGGAGCCGGGAGATGTGGTTTGGGTCCCCGAGCGAGGGATTTTCTAG
- a CDS encoding DNA/RNA helicase domain-containing protein, whose translation MPEAPCAWAGSVEEFLEVSEEEILRRLTRFTRETGAPQLFAWDRSVGVLRRELDRCLPDAAGFGVVLEFELPRSGGRRPDLILLENGIVVVIEFKNRVRAEPADIDQVLGYVRNLAEYHAGCRDRAVVPVLVPVGMTGGGYEDRGVLVLPPEGLGAWLRDLARRGAGRRADPAEWIAAPYEPLPGLVEASRLLFERQPLPRLRRAESAGIPEVVSFLEESLRRAIEERRRKLVFLTGVPGSGKTLVGLQLAHSRALGVPALFLSGNGPLVQVLQYALKSNVFVRDMRSYVREEIHSDRRTLRERVVVFDEAQRAWDRDRVLVKHQGALAASEPELLVRAASRVEGGFGLVALVGEGQEIHIGEEGGLGLWVDALRMAGGWDILGPTHFAAAFKAAGLPYRGFERLNLTKSLRSHRASDMALWAGLLLEGRLDQARHVTDHLRAQGFPLYVSRNLELLREYAHARFSDDPTRRYGLLASSKFRTLERWGVRGVRHPYWYYGEWFEAPASDPRSCCGLELAVSEFGCQGLELDFPIVCWGPDLRWNGQAWEATVGRSRARDPRRLRLNAYRVLLTRGREGLGVFVPPDDLMESTWQALRQAGFELLG comes from the coding sequence ATGCCGGAAGCGCCGTGCGCCTGGGCGGGAAGCGTGGAGGAATTTCTTGAGGTCTCCGAGGAGGAGATCCTCCGCCGGCTCACCCGTTTTACGCGCGAGACGGGGGCTCCGCAGCTTTTCGCCTGGGACCGGAGCGTGGGCGTTCTCCGGAGAGAGCTCGACCGCTGCCTGCCCGACGCGGCTGGATTTGGAGTGGTCCTCGAGTTCGAGCTCCCCCGCAGCGGTGGCCGTCGGCCGGACCTGATTCTTCTGGAGAACGGCATCGTCGTGGTCATCGAGTTCAAGAACCGAGTTCGGGCGGAACCCGCGGACATTGACCAGGTTCTGGGCTACGTGCGCAACCTCGCCGAGTACCATGCCGGCTGCCGCGATCGAGCCGTCGTGCCGGTTCTCGTGCCGGTGGGAATGACGGGAGGAGGCTACGAGGATCGCGGGGTTCTCGTGCTTCCTCCCGAAGGTCTCGGAGCGTGGCTGCGCGACTTGGCCCGCCGGGGCGCCGGCCGGCGCGCCGACCCCGCGGAGTGGATCGCCGCTCCCTACGAGCCTTTGCCGGGTTTGGTGGAGGCGTCCCGTCTCCTTTTCGAGCGGCAACCGTTGCCCCGCCTCCGCAGGGCCGAATCCGCCGGAATTCCCGAAGTCGTCAGCTTCCTCGAGGAGTCCCTTCGGCGCGCGATCGAAGAACGGCGCCGGAAGCTCGTCTTTCTGACGGGCGTTCCCGGATCGGGAAAGACACTCGTCGGCCTTCAGCTGGCGCACTCGCGCGCGCTCGGCGTCCCGGCCCTCTTCCTTTCCGGAAACGGTCCTCTCGTGCAGGTCCTTCAGTATGCCCTGAAGTCGAACGTGTTCGTGCGGGACATGCGTTCGTATGTGCGCGAAGAGATTCACTCGGACAGGAGGACGCTGCGCGAGCGGGTCGTCGTCTTCGACGAGGCCCAGCGGGCGTGGGATCGCGACCGGGTGCTCGTCAAACATCAGGGTGCTCTGGCGGCCTCCGAGCCCGAGCTTCTGGTTCGGGCGGCATCCCGTGTCGAGGGCGGCTTCGGGCTGGTGGCCCTGGTTGGAGAGGGGCAGGAGATCCATATAGGAGAGGAAGGAGGGCTCGGCCTGTGGGTCGATGCGCTCCGAATGGCGGGCGGGTGGGACATTCTCGGACCGACCCACTTCGCGGCGGCCTTCAAGGCCGCGGGACTGCCGTACCGGGGCTTCGAGCGCCTGAACCTGACGAAGTCGTTGCGGTCGCACCGCGCTTCGGATATGGCGCTCTGGGCCGGTCTTCTCTTGGAAGGACGGCTCGATCAGGCCCGCCATGTGACGGATCATCTGCGGGCGCAGGGGTTCCCTCTATACGTGTCTCGGAACCTCGAGCTCCTGCGGGAGTACGCCCACGCCCGTTTCTCGGACGATCCCACGCGGCGCTACGGGCTTCTGGCGTCCTCCAAATTCCGCACGCTTGAGCGCTGGGGCGTTCGCGGGGTCCGGCATCCGTATTGGTACTACGGCGAATGGTTCGAGGCTCCGGCGTCAGACCCGCGCTCATGCTGCGGACTGGAACTGGCTGTTTCGGAATTCGGCTGCCAGGGCTTGGAGCTGGACTTTCCGATCGTCTGCTGGGGACCAGACCTTCGGTGGAACGGGCAAGCTTGGGAGGCAACGGTGGGGAGAAGCCGGGCCCGGGACCCCCGCCGTCTGCGCCTGAACGCCTATCGGGTGCTGCTGACCCGCGGGCGGGAAGGGTTGGGGGTGTTCGTGCCCCCCGACGACCTCATGGAATCCACGTGGCAAGCCCTGCGTCAAGCCGGATTCGAGCTTCTAGGATAG